From the genome of Salvelinus namaycush isolate Seneca chromosome 10, SaNama_1.0, whole genome shotgun sequence, one region includes:
- the LOC120055191 gene encoding relaxin-3 receptor 1-like: MNDSAMQQNDSAQTLAPEVCEQVLEDNAGLGYGGSTGNLSLRCWLYFLSKESILELQGDGSSITVRVMIALVYSVVCALGLVGNSLALYLLHSRHSQKQSSINCFVMGLALTDLQFVLTLPFWAIDTALDFRWPFGKVMCKIISSVTIMNMYASVFFLTAMSVARYYAVTTALKMHSRRAAAAGAKWISLGIWVVSLLATLPHAIYSTSAQLYDEELCLVRFSESGSWDPQLLLGLYQLQKVLLGFVIPLVVITVCYLLLLRFVLSQRISGATCSEGSEGRHKHRSKVTKSVAIVVLSFFLCWLPNQALTLWGALIKFDLVHFSNAYYNAQNYTFPLTVCLAHTNSCLNPVLYCIIRREYRTGLKELLLRATPSPRSLTNLLPRKAKVAEAPPDMVLVQMDV; encoded by the coding sequence ATGAATGACTCAGCCATGCAACAGAATGACAGTGCACAGACCCTGGCACCAGAGGTTTGTGAGCAGGTGCTGGAGGATAATGCAGGACTGGGTTACGGTGGCTCTACTGGTAACCTGTCGCTGCGGTGCTGGCTGTATTTCTTAAGCAAGGAATCTATCCTGGAACTACAGGGCGATGGCTCCAGCATCACAGTGCGTGTGATGATAGCTCTGGTGTACTCCGTCGTGTGTGCACTGGGGCTAGTGGGGAACTCTCTGGCACTCTACCTGCTTCACTCACGCCACAGTCAGAAGCAGTCTTCCATCAACTGCTTTGTAATGGGCTTGGCTCTCACAGACCTACAGTTTGTTCTCACACTCCCTTTTTGGGCTATTGACACGGCTCTGGACTTCCGCTGGCCCTTCGGCAAAGTAATGTGTAAGATCATCAGCTCCGTGACCATCATGAACATGTATGCCAGCGTCTTCTTCCTGACTGCCATGAGCGTGGCACGGTACTACGCGGTGACCACGGCCCTCAAGATGCACAGCAGGCGGGCAGCGGCGGCTGGTGCCAAGTGGATCAGCCTGGGCATCTGGGTAGTGTCGCTGCTGGCCACCCTGCCCCATGCCATCTACTCCACCAGTGCCCAGCTGTACGATGAGGAGCTGTGTTTGGTGCGATTCTCTGAGTCGGGCAGCTGGGACCCTCAGCTGCTCCTGGGGCTGTACCAGCTACAGAAGGTACTGCTGGGCTTTGTCATCCCCTTGGTGGTCATCACTGTGTGTTACCTGCTGCTGCTGCGCTTCGTGCTGAGCCAACGCATCAGCGGAGCGACCTGCTCGGAGGGCTCAGAGGGCCGCCACAAGCACCGGTCCAAAGTCACCAAGTCGGTGGCCATCGTGGTGCTGTCCTTTTTTCTGTGCTGGCTGCCCAACCAGGCGCTGACGCTGTGGGGCGCGCTGATTAAGTTTGACCTGGTGCACTTCAGCAACGCATATTACAACGCCCAGAACTACACCTTCCCGCTGACTGTGTGTCTGGCTCACACCAACAGCTGCCTCAACCCTGTGTTGTACTGCATAATTCGCCGTGAGTACCGCACAGGCCTCAAAGAGCTTCTGCTGCGCGCCACACCCTCCCCAAGGAGCCTGACCAACCTGCTGCCCCGCAAGGCCAAGGTGGCAGAGGCTCCCCCTGACATGGTGCTGGTCCAGATGGATGTTTGA